In a genomic window of Coregonus clupeaformis isolate EN_2021a chromosome 27, ASM2061545v1, whole genome shotgun sequence:
- the LOC121541644 gene encoding tight junction protein ZO-2-like isoform X5 produces the protein MKTVLHLHRKWIHTYKAIRILQGLSPVMEETVWEQYTVTLQRDPKMGFGIAVSGGRDNPNEESGEMSIVVSDVLQGGPADGLLFDNDRVVQVNATPMDGVPHSFAVQTLRKCGKVAKITVKRPRKVPVNLLKRAPSPDDRVFSNDYNDDYDQDRRSVYSERSSHQDRDHSQERGCYTDAGYQGRGFDRDYGRDDRGRSMERDLDPDRQYRRDGSMGRTLDRERSPDRRYKSDLTLDRDHSPDRRYRSERALDRDPSPDRRFRSERTLDRTNSPDLRYRAGHSPARSHGRDHSFESYRERVPSDRDHRKEQMKRSGSRERLDRSPSPAAMPVPMARPPREQEPLEKPLSVLLLKNRPNEEYGLRLGSQLFIKEMTSTGLACRDGNLQEGDIILKINGTVTENLSLSDAGKLIEKSRGKLQLVVQRDRRQVLIRIPPLADSDSELDDISEIESYRSYSPQDDRRAPHSDLSSHSSNERLRDKPREEPPSRLAKMGAMPTPFAMPARKPDRVVEDTPPLPAEREEPRPETPPAPVVTVAPKVHAAPKVPLRPSIEDQEIYGPNTVMVRFQKGESVGLRLAGGNDVGIFIAGIQEDSPAEQEGLHTGDQIMKVNNMDFRGMVREDAVLYLLEIPKGDDVTILAQSKPDVYKDILASGRGDSFFIRTHFEYDKEVPQSLPFFRGEIFKVTDTLYDGKLGNWLAIRTDKDNQLLEKGIIPNKSRAEQMSNVQNAQRGTANDRGDFWRLRGQRAAKKKDLRKSREDLTAIPVTTRFPAYERVVLREAGFRRPVVVFGPIADAVNEKLANDLPEEFVIAKTEPKDAGTEKSSGVVRLNTIRQIIEQDHHALLDVTPKAVDTLNYTQWYPIVVFLNPDSKVGIKTMRNRLVPGSNRSARKLYEQAVKLRKNYSHLFTATVDLNSANDGWYGSVKDSIRAQQERAVWICEGKLDGSEEELDIHDDRMSYLSAMSADYLSMDSRLTSDYDDTADEGGAYTDNELDEPMDEPHQPVSAISRSSEPVLPEERPHPAPIPRMRRSGSREVLRDPSPPPSFVPEPPKQVRVQSRGGYDSHSSSTISSDAAGGPKPAPPPVALKPTLKALSQSSEEHSVKGGEDPANHSFIGKVKAFEKMDHLARAQRMLELQEAEHARLEIAQKHPDIYAVPVKLPKPNHNRPQPIGLDAQQSE, from the exons ACGGTCAAGAGGCCCAGGAAGGTTCCGGTCAACCTGCTGAAACGCGCTCCTTCCCCTGATGACCGCGTCTTCAGTAACGACTACAACGATGACTACGATCAGGACCGCCGCAGTGTGTACAGCGAACGCAGCAGTCATCAAGACCGCGACCACAGCCAGGAGAGGGGGTGTTACACAGACGCTGGCTACCAGGGACGGGGCTTTGACCGTGATTACGGTCGAGATGACCGAGGCAGAAGTATGGAGAGGGACCTTGATCCAGACAGGCAGTACAGACGAGACGGGAGCATGGGTCGCACTCTGGACCGTGAACGTAGCCCTGACCGCCGCTACAAAAGCGACCTCACTCTTGACCGTGACCACAGCCCCGATCGGCGTTACCGTAGTGAACGGGCCCTTGACCGCGACCCCAGCCCCGACAGGCGTTTCCGTAGTGAACGCACTCTGGACCGCACTAACAGCCCCGACCTGCGGTACAGAGCCGGTCACAGTCCTGCCCGCAGCCATGGTCGCGACCACAGCTTTGAGAGTTACCGTGAACGTGTTCCTAGTGACCGCGACCACAGGAAAGAGCAGATGAAGAGGAGCGGGAGCAGGGAGCGTCTGGACCGCTCACCCTCCCCCGCCGCCATGCCAGTCCCCATGGCCCGCCCCCCTCGGGAGCAGGAGCCCCTGGAGAAACCCCTCAGTGTGCTGCTGCTGAAGAACAGGCCCAATGAAG AGTATGGTCTGCGTCTGGGCAGTCAGCTGTTCATTAAGGAGATGACAAGCACAGGTCTGGCCTGCAGGGATGGCAACCTCCAGGAGGGAGACATCATACTGAAG ATCAATGGTACAGTGACAGAGAACCTGTCTCTGAGCGATGCAGGGAAGCTGATCGAGAAGTCTCGAGGAAAGCTGCAGCTGGTGGtgcagagagacaggagacaggtcCTCATCAGGATTCCTCCCCTGGCAGACAGCGACTCTGAGCTCGATG ATATCTCAGAGATCGAGTCTTACCGCTCCTACTCGCCACAGGATGACCGACGGGCCCCCCACTCAGACCTGtcctcccactcctccaatgaGAGGCTCAGAGACAAACCCAG GGAGGAACCTCCCAGCAGGCTGGCTAAAATGGGCGCTATGCCGACACCGTTCGCCATGCCGGCGCGAAAGCCGGATAGAGTTGTGGAGGACACGCCCCCTCTGCCAGCAGAGAGGGAGGAACCCCGCCCAGAAACACCCCCAG CACCGGTAGTAACTGTTGCCCCAAAAGTCCACGCTGCCCCAAAGGTACCACTGAGGCCAAGCATAGAGGATCAGGAGATATACGG GCCCAACACGGTGATGGTGCGTTTCCAGAAGGGAGAGAGCGTGGGGCTGAGGCTGGCGGGAGGAAACGATGTGGGAATCTTCATCGCAGGCATTCAGGAGGACAGTCCTGCAGAACAGGAGGGTCTTCACACTGGGGACCAGATCATGAAG GTGAATAACATGGACTTCAGGGGCATGGTGCGTGAGGATGCTGTCCTGTACCTGCTGGAGATTCCAAAGGGAGATGATGTCACCATCCTGGCTCAGAGCAAACCTGATG TCTATAAGGACATCCTGGCATCGGGCAGGGGGGACTCGTTCTTCATCAGGACCCATTTTGAGTATGATAAAGAGGTTCCCCAGAGCCTGCCCTTCTTTCGAGGGGAGATCTTCAAGGTGACAGACACACTCTACGATGGCAAGCTGGGCAACTGGCTGGCCATCCGCACTGACAAAGACAACCAGCTGCTGGAGAAGGGTATCATCCCCAAcaagagcag GGCGGAACAAATGTCAAATGTGCAGAATGCCCAGAGAGGAACAGCCAATGACAGAGGAGACTTCTGGAGGTTGAGGGGTCAAAGGGCGGCAAAGAAGAAGGACCTCCGTAAGAGCAGAGAGGACCTGACTGCCATTCCAGTCACCACTCGCTTCCCTGCCTACGAGAGGGTGGTCTTACGAGAAG CTGGCTTCAGGAGACCAGTGGTTGTGTTCGGGCCCATTGCAGATGCAGTCAATGAGAAACTGGCCAACGACCTGCCTGAGGAGTTTGTCATAGCTA AGACTGAGCCCAAGGATGCAGGCACTGAGAAGTCCTCCGGTGTGGTGAGACTCAATACCATTCGTCAGATCATCGAACAG GACCACCATGCTCTGCTGGACGTGACTCCCAAGGCAGTGGACACCCTGAACTACACCCAGTGGTACCCCATTGTGGTGTTCCTAAACCCGGACAGCAAGGTGGGCATCAAGACGATGAGAAACCGCCTTGTGCCCGGCTCCAATCGCAGCGCCCGCAAACTCTACGAGCAGGCGGTCAAACTGAGGAAGAACTATTCCCACCTCTTCActg CGACCGTTGACCTGAATTCAGCCAATGACGGGTGGTACGGGAGTGTGAAAGACTCTATCCGTGCACAGCAGGAGCGGGCTGTGTGGATCTGTGAGGGCAAG TTGGACGGCTCGGAGGAGGAACTGGATATCCATGATGACCGCATGTCGTACCTATCAGCGATGAGCGCCGACTACCTGAGCATGGACAGTCGACTGACCAGCGACTATGATGACACGGCCGACGAGGGCGGGGCTTACACCGACAACGAGCTGGACGAGCCAATGGACGAGCCCCATCAGCCGGTGTCGGCCATCAGCCGCTCCTCAGAGCCCGTACTACCAGAGGAG AGACCCCATCCTGCCCCCATACCTCGTATGAGGAGATCAGGGAGCAGAGAGGTGCTGAGAGACCCCAGCCCACCCCCCTCCTTCGTCCCTGAGCCCCCCAAG CAGGTGAGGGTGCAGTCTCGCGGGGGATATGACTCCCACTCCAGCAGCACCATTAGCAGTGACGCGGCCGGGGGGCCCAAGCCCGCCCCGCCCCCCGTGGCCCTTAAGCCCACCCTGAAGGCCCTCAGCCAGTCGTCTGAGGAACACAGTGTCAAGGGGGGAGAGGACCCGGCCAACCACTCATTCATTGGCAAGGTGAAGGCCTTCGAAAAGATGGACCACCTGGCCAGAGCCCAGAGGATGCTGGAGCTCCAGGAGGCCGAGCATGCACGG CTGGAAATAGCCCAGAAGCACCCAGACATCTATGCAGTCCCAGTGAAACTACCAAAGCCCAACCACAACCGCCCACAGCCAATAGG ACTTGATGCCCAACAATCTGAATGA
- the LOC121541644 gene encoding tight junction protein ZO-2-like isoform X4, translating to MEETVWEQYTVTLQRDPKMGFGIAVSGGRDNPNEESGEMSIVVSDVLQGGPADGLLFDNDRVVQVNATPMDGVPHSFAVQTLRKCGKVAKITVKRPRKVPVNLLKRAPSPDDRVFSNDYNDDYDQDRRSVYSERSSHQDRDHSQERGCYTDAGYQGRGFDRDYGRDDRGRSMERDLDPDRQYRRDGSMGRTLDRERSPDRRYKSDLTLDRDHSPDRRYRSERALDRDPSPDRRFRSERTLDRTNSPDLRYRAGHSPARSHGRDHSFESYRERVPSDRDHRKEQMKRSGSRERLDRSPSPAAMPVPMARPPREQEPLEKPLSVLLLKNRPNEEYGLRLGSQLFIKEMTSTGLACRDGNLQEGDIILKINGTVTENLSLSDAGKLIEKSRGKLQLVVQRDRRQVLIRIPPLADSDSELDDISEIESYRSYSPQDDRRAPHSDLSSHSSNERLRDKPREEPPSRLAKMGAMPTPFAMPARKPDRVVEDTPPLPAEREEPRPETPPAPVVTVAPKVHAAPKVPLRPSIEDQEIYGPNTVMVRFQKGESVGLRLAGGNDVGIFIAGIQEDSPAEQEGLHTGDQIMKVNNMDFRGMVREDAVLYLLEIPKGDDVTILAQSKPDVYKDILASGRGDSFFIRTHFEYDKEVPQSLPFFRGEIFKVTDTLYDGKLGNWLAIRTDKDNQLLEKGIIPNKSRAEQMSNVQNAQRGTANDRGDFWRLRGQRAAKKKDLRKSREDLTAIPVTTRFPAYERVVLREAGFRRPVVVFGPIADAVNEKLANDLPEEFVIAKTEPKDAGTEKSSGVVRLNTIRQIIEQDHHALLDVTPKAVDTLNYTQWYPIVVFLNPDSKVGIKTMRNRLVPGSNRSARKLYEQAVKLRKNYSHLFTATVDLNSANDGWYGSVKDSIRAQQERAVWICEGKLDGSEEELDIHDDRMSYLSAMSADYLSMDSRLTSDYDDTADEGGAYTDNELDEPMDEPHQPVSAISRSSEPVLPEERPHPAPIPRMRRSGSREVLRDPSPPPSFVPEPPKQVRVQSRGGYDSHSSSTISSDAAGGPKPAPPPVALKPTLKALSQSSEEHSVKGGEDPANHSFIGKVKAFEKMDHLARAQRMLELQEAEHARLEIAQKHPDIYAVPVKLPKPNHNRPQPIGSSSNPVPQSSRPPYSESRGHYDDDKEEYRRQLADQTRRGYYSNPQKYKDTEM from the exons ACGGTCAAGAGGCCCAGGAAGGTTCCGGTCAACCTGCTGAAACGCGCTCCTTCCCCTGATGACCGCGTCTTCAGTAACGACTACAACGATGACTACGATCAGGACCGCCGCAGTGTGTACAGCGAACGCAGCAGTCATCAAGACCGCGACCACAGCCAGGAGAGGGGGTGTTACACAGACGCTGGCTACCAGGGACGGGGCTTTGACCGTGATTACGGTCGAGATGACCGAGGCAGAAGTATGGAGAGGGACCTTGATCCAGACAGGCAGTACAGACGAGACGGGAGCATGGGTCGCACTCTGGACCGTGAACGTAGCCCTGACCGCCGCTACAAAAGCGACCTCACTCTTGACCGTGACCACAGCCCCGATCGGCGTTACCGTAGTGAACGGGCCCTTGACCGCGACCCCAGCCCCGACAGGCGTTTCCGTAGTGAACGCACTCTGGACCGCACTAACAGCCCCGACCTGCGGTACAGAGCCGGTCACAGTCCTGCCCGCAGCCATGGTCGCGACCACAGCTTTGAGAGTTACCGTGAACGTGTTCCTAGTGACCGCGACCACAGGAAAGAGCAGATGAAGAGGAGCGGGAGCAGGGAGCGTCTGGACCGCTCACCCTCCCCCGCCGCCATGCCAGTCCCCATGGCCCGCCCCCCTCGGGAGCAGGAGCCCCTGGAGAAACCCCTCAGTGTGCTGCTGCTGAAGAACAGGCCCAATGAAG AGTATGGTCTGCGTCTGGGCAGTCAGCTGTTCATTAAGGAGATGACAAGCACAGGTCTGGCCTGCAGGGATGGCAACCTCCAGGAGGGAGACATCATACTGAAG ATCAATGGTACAGTGACAGAGAACCTGTCTCTGAGCGATGCAGGGAAGCTGATCGAGAAGTCTCGAGGAAAGCTGCAGCTGGTGGtgcagagagacaggagacaggtcCTCATCAGGATTCCTCCCCTGGCAGACAGCGACTCTGAGCTCGATG ATATCTCAGAGATCGAGTCTTACCGCTCCTACTCGCCACAGGATGACCGACGGGCCCCCCACTCAGACCTGtcctcccactcctccaatgaGAGGCTCAGAGACAAACCCAG GGAGGAACCTCCCAGCAGGCTGGCTAAAATGGGCGCTATGCCGACACCGTTCGCCATGCCGGCGCGAAAGCCGGATAGAGTTGTGGAGGACACGCCCCCTCTGCCAGCAGAGAGGGAGGAACCCCGCCCAGAAACACCCCCAG CACCGGTAGTAACTGTTGCCCCAAAAGTCCACGCTGCCCCAAAGGTACCACTGAGGCCAAGCATAGAGGATCAGGAGATATACGG GCCCAACACGGTGATGGTGCGTTTCCAGAAGGGAGAGAGCGTGGGGCTGAGGCTGGCGGGAGGAAACGATGTGGGAATCTTCATCGCAGGCATTCAGGAGGACAGTCCTGCAGAACAGGAGGGTCTTCACACTGGGGACCAGATCATGAAG GTGAATAACATGGACTTCAGGGGCATGGTGCGTGAGGATGCTGTCCTGTACCTGCTGGAGATTCCAAAGGGAGATGATGTCACCATCCTGGCTCAGAGCAAACCTGATG TCTATAAGGACATCCTGGCATCGGGCAGGGGGGACTCGTTCTTCATCAGGACCCATTTTGAGTATGATAAAGAGGTTCCCCAGAGCCTGCCCTTCTTTCGAGGGGAGATCTTCAAGGTGACAGACACACTCTACGATGGCAAGCTGGGCAACTGGCTGGCCATCCGCACTGACAAAGACAACCAGCTGCTGGAGAAGGGTATCATCCCCAAcaagagcag GGCGGAACAAATGTCAAATGTGCAGAATGCCCAGAGAGGAACAGCCAATGACAGAGGAGACTTCTGGAGGTTGAGGGGTCAAAGGGCGGCAAAGAAGAAGGACCTCCGTAAGAGCAGAGAGGACCTGACTGCCATTCCAGTCACCACTCGCTTCCCTGCCTACGAGAGGGTGGTCTTACGAGAAG CTGGCTTCAGGAGACCAGTGGTTGTGTTCGGGCCCATTGCAGATGCAGTCAATGAGAAACTGGCCAACGACCTGCCTGAGGAGTTTGTCATAGCTA AGACTGAGCCCAAGGATGCAGGCACTGAGAAGTCCTCCGGTGTGGTGAGACTCAATACCATTCGTCAGATCATCGAACAG GACCACCATGCTCTGCTGGACGTGACTCCCAAGGCAGTGGACACCCTGAACTACACCCAGTGGTACCCCATTGTGGTGTTCCTAAACCCGGACAGCAAGGTGGGCATCAAGACGATGAGAAACCGCCTTGTGCCCGGCTCCAATCGCAGCGCCCGCAAACTCTACGAGCAGGCGGTCAAACTGAGGAAGAACTATTCCCACCTCTTCActg CGACCGTTGACCTGAATTCAGCCAATGACGGGTGGTACGGGAGTGTGAAAGACTCTATCCGTGCACAGCAGGAGCGGGCTGTGTGGATCTGTGAGGGCAAG TTGGACGGCTCGGAGGAGGAACTGGATATCCATGATGACCGCATGTCGTACCTATCAGCGATGAGCGCCGACTACCTGAGCATGGACAGTCGACTGACCAGCGACTATGATGACACGGCCGACGAGGGCGGGGCTTACACCGACAACGAGCTGGACGAGCCAATGGACGAGCCCCATCAGCCGGTGTCGGCCATCAGCCGCTCCTCAGAGCCCGTACTACCAGAGGAG AGACCCCATCCTGCCCCCATACCTCGTATGAGGAGATCAGGGAGCAGAGAGGTGCTGAGAGACCCCAGCCCACCCCCCTCCTTCGTCCCTGAGCCCCCCAAG CAGGTGAGGGTGCAGTCTCGCGGGGGATATGACTCCCACTCCAGCAGCACCATTAGCAGTGACGCGGCCGGGGGGCCCAAGCCCGCCCCGCCCCCCGTGGCCCTTAAGCCCACCCTGAAGGCCCTCAGCCAGTCGTCTGAGGAACACAGTGTCAAGGGGGGAGAGGACCCGGCCAACCACTCATTCATTGGCAAGGTGAAGGCCTTCGAAAAGATGGACCACCTGGCCAGAGCCCAGAGGATGCTGGAGCTCCAGGAGGCCGAGCATGCACGG CTGGAAATAGCCCAGAAGCACCCAGACATCTATGCAGTCCCAGTGAAACTACCAAAGCCCAACCACAACCGCCCACAGCCAATAGG CTCCAGCTCCAACCCAGTGCCCCAGTCCTCCAGGCCACCGTACTCTGAGAGCAGGGGTCACTACGACGACGATAAGGAAGAGTACCGCAGACAGCTGGCCGACCAGACCAGACGAGGCTACTACAGCAACCCCCAGAAATACAAAGACACTGAGATGTAG
- the LOC121541644 gene encoding tight junction protein ZO-2-like isoform X1 encodes MKTVLHLHRKWIHTYKAIRILQGLSPVMEETVWEQYTVTLQRDPKMGFGIAVSGGRDNPNEESGEMSIVVSDVLQGGPADGLLFDNDRVVQVNATPMDGVPHSFAVQTLRKCGKVAKITVKRPRKVPVNLLKRAPSPDDRVFSNDYNDDYDQDRRSVYSERSSHQDRDHSQERGCYTDAGYQGRGFDRDYGRDDRGRSMERDLDPDRQYRRDGSMGRTLDRERSPDRRYKSDLTLDRDHSPDRRYRSERALDRDPSPDRRFRSERTLDRTNSPDLRYRAGHSPARSHGRDHSFESYRERVPSDRDHRKEQMKRSGSRERLDRSPSPAAMPVPMARPPREQEPLEKPLSVLLLKNRPNEEYGLRLGSQLFIKEMTSTGLACRDGNLQEGDIILKINGTVTENLSLSDAGKLIEKSRGKLQLVVQRDRRQVLIRIPPLADSDSELDDISEIESYRSYSPQDDRRAPHSDLSSHSSNERLRDKPREEPPSRLAKMGAMPTPFAMPARKPDRVVEDTPPLPAEREEPRPETPPAPVVTVAPKVHAAPKVPLRPSIEDQEIYGPNTVMVRFQKGESVGLRLAGGNDVGIFIAGIQEDSPAEQEGLHTGDQIMKVNNMDFRGMVREDAVLYLLEIPKGDDVTILAQSKPDVYKDILASGRGDSFFIRTHFEYDKEVPQSLPFFRGEIFKVTDTLYDGKLGNWLAIRTDKDNQLLEKGIIPNKSRAEQMSNVQNAQRGTANDRGDFWRLRGQRAAKKKDLRKSREDLTAIPVTTRFPAYERVVLREAGFRRPVVVFGPIADAVNEKLANDLPEEFVIAKTEPKDAGTEKSSGVVRLNTIRQIIEQDHHALLDVTPKAVDTLNYTQWYPIVVFLNPDSKVGIKTMRNRLVPGSNRSARKLYEQAVKLRKNYSHLFTATVDLNSANDGWYGSVKDSIRAQQERAVWICEGKLDGSEEELDIHDDRMSYLSAMSADYLSMDSRLTSDYDDTADEGGAYTDNELDEPMDEPHQPVSAISRSSEPVLPEERPHPAPIPRMRRSGSREVLRDPSPPPSFVPEPPKQVRVQSRGGYDSHSSSTISSDAAGGPKPAPPPVALKPTLKALSQSSEEHSVKGGEDPANHSFIGKVKAFEKMDHLARAQRMLELQEAEHARLEIAQKHPDIYAVPVKLPKPNHNRPQPIGSSSNPVPQSSRPPYSESRGHYDDDKEEYRRQLADQTRRGYYSNPQKYKDTEM; translated from the exons ACGGTCAAGAGGCCCAGGAAGGTTCCGGTCAACCTGCTGAAACGCGCTCCTTCCCCTGATGACCGCGTCTTCAGTAACGACTACAACGATGACTACGATCAGGACCGCCGCAGTGTGTACAGCGAACGCAGCAGTCATCAAGACCGCGACCACAGCCAGGAGAGGGGGTGTTACACAGACGCTGGCTACCAGGGACGGGGCTTTGACCGTGATTACGGTCGAGATGACCGAGGCAGAAGTATGGAGAGGGACCTTGATCCAGACAGGCAGTACAGACGAGACGGGAGCATGGGTCGCACTCTGGACCGTGAACGTAGCCCTGACCGCCGCTACAAAAGCGACCTCACTCTTGACCGTGACCACAGCCCCGATCGGCGTTACCGTAGTGAACGGGCCCTTGACCGCGACCCCAGCCCCGACAGGCGTTTCCGTAGTGAACGCACTCTGGACCGCACTAACAGCCCCGACCTGCGGTACAGAGCCGGTCACAGTCCTGCCCGCAGCCATGGTCGCGACCACAGCTTTGAGAGTTACCGTGAACGTGTTCCTAGTGACCGCGACCACAGGAAAGAGCAGATGAAGAGGAGCGGGAGCAGGGAGCGTCTGGACCGCTCACCCTCCCCCGCCGCCATGCCAGTCCCCATGGCCCGCCCCCCTCGGGAGCAGGAGCCCCTGGAGAAACCCCTCAGTGTGCTGCTGCTGAAGAACAGGCCCAATGAAG AGTATGGTCTGCGTCTGGGCAGTCAGCTGTTCATTAAGGAGATGACAAGCACAGGTCTGGCCTGCAGGGATGGCAACCTCCAGGAGGGAGACATCATACTGAAG ATCAATGGTACAGTGACAGAGAACCTGTCTCTGAGCGATGCAGGGAAGCTGATCGAGAAGTCTCGAGGAAAGCTGCAGCTGGTGGtgcagagagacaggagacaggtcCTCATCAGGATTCCTCCCCTGGCAGACAGCGACTCTGAGCTCGATG ATATCTCAGAGATCGAGTCTTACCGCTCCTACTCGCCACAGGATGACCGACGGGCCCCCCACTCAGACCTGtcctcccactcctccaatgaGAGGCTCAGAGACAAACCCAG GGAGGAACCTCCCAGCAGGCTGGCTAAAATGGGCGCTATGCCGACACCGTTCGCCATGCCGGCGCGAAAGCCGGATAGAGTTGTGGAGGACACGCCCCCTCTGCCAGCAGAGAGGGAGGAACCCCGCCCAGAAACACCCCCAG CACCGGTAGTAACTGTTGCCCCAAAAGTCCACGCTGCCCCAAAGGTACCACTGAGGCCAAGCATAGAGGATCAGGAGATATACGG GCCCAACACGGTGATGGTGCGTTTCCAGAAGGGAGAGAGCGTGGGGCTGAGGCTGGCGGGAGGAAACGATGTGGGAATCTTCATCGCAGGCATTCAGGAGGACAGTCCTGCAGAACAGGAGGGTCTTCACACTGGGGACCAGATCATGAAG GTGAATAACATGGACTTCAGGGGCATGGTGCGTGAGGATGCTGTCCTGTACCTGCTGGAGATTCCAAAGGGAGATGATGTCACCATCCTGGCTCAGAGCAAACCTGATG TCTATAAGGACATCCTGGCATCGGGCAGGGGGGACTCGTTCTTCATCAGGACCCATTTTGAGTATGATAAAGAGGTTCCCCAGAGCCTGCCCTTCTTTCGAGGGGAGATCTTCAAGGTGACAGACACACTCTACGATGGCAAGCTGGGCAACTGGCTGGCCATCCGCACTGACAAAGACAACCAGCTGCTGGAGAAGGGTATCATCCCCAAcaagagcag GGCGGAACAAATGTCAAATGTGCAGAATGCCCAGAGAGGAACAGCCAATGACAGAGGAGACTTCTGGAGGTTGAGGGGTCAAAGGGCGGCAAAGAAGAAGGACCTCCGTAAGAGCAGAGAGGACCTGACTGCCATTCCAGTCACCACTCGCTTCCCTGCCTACGAGAGGGTGGTCTTACGAGAAG CTGGCTTCAGGAGACCAGTGGTTGTGTTCGGGCCCATTGCAGATGCAGTCAATGAGAAACTGGCCAACGACCTGCCTGAGGAGTTTGTCATAGCTA AGACTGAGCCCAAGGATGCAGGCACTGAGAAGTCCTCCGGTGTGGTGAGACTCAATACCATTCGTCAGATCATCGAACAG GACCACCATGCTCTGCTGGACGTGACTCCCAAGGCAGTGGACACCCTGAACTACACCCAGTGGTACCCCATTGTGGTGTTCCTAAACCCGGACAGCAAGGTGGGCATCAAGACGATGAGAAACCGCCTTGTGCCCGGCTCCAATCGCAGCGCCCGCAAACTCTACGAGCAGGCGGTCAAACTGAGGAAGAACTATTCCCACCTCTTCActg CGACCGTTGACCTGAATTCAGCCAATGACGGGTGGTACGGGAGTGTGAAAGACTCTATCCGTGCACAGCAGGAGCGGGCTGTGTGGATCTGTGAGGGCAAG TTGGACGGCTCGGAGGAGGAACTGGATATCCATGATGACCGCATGTCGTACCTATCAGCGATGAGCGCCGACTACCTGAGCATGGACAGTCGACTGACCAGCGACTATGATGACACGGCCGACGAGGGCGGGGCTTACACCGACAACGAGCTGGACGAGCCAATGGACGAGCCCCATCAGCCGGTGTCGGCCATCAGCCGCTCCTCAGAGCCCGTACTACCAGAGGAG AGACCCCATCCTGCCCCCATACCTCGTATGAGGAGATCAGGGAGCAGAGAGGTGCTGAGAGACCCCAGCCCACCCCCCTCCTTCGTCCCTGAGCCCCCCAAG CAGGTGAGGGTGCAGTCTCGCGGGGGATATGACTCCCACTCCAGCAGCACCATTAGCAGTGACGCGGCCGGGGGGCCCAAGCCCGCCCCGCCCCCCGTGGCCCTTAAGCCCACCCTGAAGGCCCTCAGCCAGTCGTCTGAGGAACACAGTGTCAAGGGGGGAGAGGACCCGGCCAACCACTCATTCATTGGCAAGGTGAAGGCCTTCGAAAAGATGGACCACCTGGCCAGAGCCCAGAGGATGCTGGAGCTCCAGGAGGCCGAGCATGCACGG CTGGAAATAGCCCAGAAGCACCCAGACATCTATGCAGTCCCAGTGAAACTACCAAAGCCCAACCACAACCGCCCACAGCCAATAGG CTCCAGCTCCAACCCAGTGCCCCAGTCCTCCAGGCCACCGTACTCTGAGAGCAGGGGTCACTACGACGACGATAAGGAAGAGTACCGCAGACAGCTGGCCGACCAGACCAGACGAGGCTACTACAGCAACCCCCAGAAATACAAAGACACTGAGATGTAG